Proteins from a single region of Enoplosus armatus isolate fEnoArm2 chromosome 6, fEnoArm2.hap1, whole genome shotgun sequence:
- the setd6 gene encoding N-lysine methyltransferase setd6 has product MATEAKRPKVDGGPLQNFLQWCDRVGLVLSGKVCVSKEGTVAEYGMLAKDNIEEGEVLFTIPRSALLHQGTTKVSALLEKERSPLESSSGWVPLLLALLYEYTSTQSHWKPYLSLWTNFKTLDHPMFWSKGDRDRLLRGTGIPEAVDTDLANIQREYTDVVLPFITKHPDLWNPDTHTLELYTQLVAFVMAYSFQEPQEEEDDEEDQEEDEKAPNPPMMVPMADMLNHVSNHNANLEFTPDSLKMVCVRSIHKGEEVFNTYGQMANWQLLHMYGFSEPYQSNSNDTADVPIANLYKVVTQGVQSDLDRRLVEEQWEMLCQMMQEKAAFVFGKQGCLTDTELHTALRVLCMSKEEFSEFKDNEGWEEDDEEDEKISLAFSNEGLPGLKASWKQLIHDAAHLTVKSYGDGEGKAEGEGVDGDQVLMDDKAALAGLSSRQQKALQVRCGQKSILHRLMELTKS; this is encoded by the exons ATGGCAACAGAAGCGAAACGACCCAAG GTAGATGGTGGTCCCCTGCAGAACTTTCTACAGTGGTGCGACAGAGTCGGCTTGGTGCTCAGCGGTAAG gtgtgtgtgagtaaagaGGGAACTGTGGCAGAGTATGGGATGCTGGCGAAGGACAACATAGAGGAGGGGGAGGTTTTATTCACCATCCCCAGATCAGCTCTTCTCCACCAGGGAACAACCAAGGTCTCTGCCCTGCTGGAGAAAG AGAGGTCGCCTCTGGAGAGCTCGTCTGGCTGGGTTCCcctgctgctggctctgctgtacgagtacacatccacacagtccCACTGGAAACCCTACCTCTCCCTATGGACCAACTTCAAGACGCTGGACCACCCCATGTTCTG GTCTAAAGGGGACAGGGACAGACTGCTGAGGGGAACAGGCATTCCAGAGGCTGTGGACACGGACTTGGCTAACATCCAGAGGGAATACACAGACGTGGTCCTTCCCTTCATCACCAAGCATCCTGACCTCTGGAAccccgacacacacacgctggaaCTGTACACACAGCTGGTGGCCTTTGTCATGGCCTACAG TTTCCAAGAgccacaggaagaggaggacgacgaAGAGGATcaggaggaggacgagaagGCCCCGAACCCGCCGATGATGGTTCCCATGGCCGACATGCTTAACCATGTGTCCAATCACAATGCTAATCTGGAGTTTACACCG GACAGTCTGAAGATGGTTTGCGTCCGCTCCATTCATAAAGGCGAGGAGGTATTTAACACCTACGGGCAGATGGCCAACTGGCAGCTGCTGCACATGTACGGCTTCTCGGAGCCGTATCAAAGCAACAGCAACGACACAGCTGACGTCCCCATCGCCAACCTGTACAAAGTCGTCACGCAAG GTGTTCAGTCTGATTTGGACCGGCGGCTGGTGGAGGAGCAGTGGGAGATGCTGTGTCAGATGATGCAAGAGAAAGCAGCCTTTGTCTTTGGCAAACAGGGCTGCCTTACAGACACAGAGCTACACACTGCGCTCAGG GTGCTGTGCATGTCAAAGGAGGAGTTCTCAGAGTTCAAAGATAATGAAGGATGGGAGGAAGATGACGAGGAAGACGAGAAGATCTCCCTTGCCTTTTCTAACGAGGGTCTCCCTGGATTAAAGGCTTCGTGGAAACAGCTAATTCATGACGCAGCCCATCTGACTGTGAAGTCCTATGGAGACGGGGAGGGGAAGGCGGAGGGAGAGGGCGTGGACGGCGACCAGGTGCTGATGGATGACAAGGCGGCACTTGCTGGActgagcagcaggcagcagaaagCACTGCAGGTACGCTGCGGACAGAAGAGCATCCTGCACAGACTGATGGAGCTCACCAAGTCCTGA
- the cnot1 gene encoding CCR4-NOT transcription complex subunit 1, whose translation MNLDSLSLALSQISYLVDNLTKKNYRASQQEIQHIVNRHGPEADRHLLRCLFSHVDFSGDGKSSGKDFHQTQFLIQECVSLISKPNFISTLCYAIDNPLHYQKSLKPSAHLFTQLSKVLKLSKVQEVIFGLALLNSSNADLRGFAAQFIKQKLPDLLRSYVDADLGGNQEGGFQDIAIEVLHLLLSHLLFGQKGASGVGQEQIDAFLKTLCRDFPQERCPVVLAPLLYPEKRDILMDRILPDSGELAKTMMESSLAEFMQEVGYGFCASLDECRNIILQYGVREVTASQVARVLGMMARTHSGLTDGIPLQSISAPGSGIWSDGKDKNDGSQAHTWNVEVLIDVVKEVNPNLNFKEVTYELDHAGFIIRDSKGLHIVVYGIQRGLGMEVFPVDLIYRPWKHAEGQLSFIQHSLMSPEVFCFADYPCHTVAIDILKAPPEDDNREIATWKSLDLVESLLRLSEVGQYEQVKQLFGFPIKHCPDMLVLALLQISTSWHTLRHELISTLMPIFLGNHPNSAIILHYAWHGQGQSPSIRQLIMHSMAEWYMRGEQYDQAKLSRILDVAQDLKSLSMLLNGTPFAFVIDLAALASRREYLKLDKWLTDKIREHGEPFIQACVTFLKRRCPSIMGGLAPDKDQPKSAQLPPETLATMLACLQSCAGSVSQELSETILTMVANCSNVMNKARQPPPGVMPKGRAPSTSSLDAISPVQMDPLSGMGSLNLGGTATSHTQSMQGFPTSLSSAFSNPQSPAKAFPPLSNPNPSTPFGGIGSLSSQLPVMFLAGPLGSSISSGIGSSLGMPTVNTDPFGTRKMSTPGLNPPTFQQSKMKASDLSQVWPEANQHFSKEIDDEANSYFQRIYNHPPHPTMSVDEVLEMLQRFKDSTIKREREVFNCMLRNLFEEYRFFPQYPDKELHITACLFGGIIEKGLVTYMALGLALRYVLEALRKPYGSKMYYFGIAALDRFKNRLKDYPQYCQHLASIAHFLQFPHHLQEYIEYGQQSRDPPVKMQGSITTPGSLALAQVQAQAQSQQPGVPKAPQPGQPSTLVTTPTTTTTVAKTPTITRPTPSTFKKDVPPSINTTNIDTLLVATDQTERIVEPPENVQEKIAFIFNNLSQSNMTQKVEELKETVKEEFMPWVSQYLVMKRVSIEPNFHSLYSNFLDTLKNPEFVKMVLNETYRNIKVLLTSDKAAANFSDRSLLKNLGHWLGMITLAKNKPILYTDLEVKSLLLEAYVKGQQELLYVVPFVAKVLESSLRSMVFRPQNPWTMAIMNVLAELHQEHDLKLNLKFEIEVLCKNLSLDINDLKPGNLLKDKEKLKSLEEQLSAPKKEAKPPEELLPVSTTAPPSTPAATTTACTTTGPPTPQFSYHDINVYALAGLAPHININVNIPLLQAHPQLKQCVRQSVERAVQELVHPVVDRSIKIAMTTCEQIIRKDFALDSEESRMRVAAHHMMRNLTAGMAMITCREPLLMSIATNLKNSFAAALRAPTPQQREMMEEAAARIAQDNCELACCFIQKTAVEKAGPEMDKRLATEFELRKHARQEGRRYCDPVVLTYQAERMPEQIRLKVGGVDPKQLAVYEEFARNVPGFLPSNDLSQPTGFLAQPMKQQAWATDDVAQIYDKCMADLEQHLHAIPPALAMNPLTQALRSLLEAVALARNSRDGIAALGLLQKAVEGLLDATSGADADLLLRYRECHLLVLKALQDGRAYGPQWCNKQITRCLIECRDEYKYNVEAVELLIRNHLVNMQQYDLHLAQSMENGLHYMAVAFAMQLVKLLLVDERSVSHVTEADLFHTIETLMRTCAHSRANAPEGLPQLMDVVRSNYEAMIDRAHGGPNFMMHSGISQASEYDDPPGLREKAEYLLREWVNLYHSAAAGRDSTKAFSAFVGQMHQQGILKTDDLITRFFRLCTEMCVEISYRAQAEQQHNPAASAAIIRAKCYHNLDAFVRLIALLVKHSGEATNTVTKINLLNKVLGIVVGVLIQDHDVRQTEFQQLPYHRIFIMLLLELNAPEHVLETINFQTLTAFCNTFHILRPTKAPGFVYAWLELISHRIFIARMLAHTPQQKGWPMYAQLLIDLFKYLAPFLRNVELNKPMQILYKGTLRVLLVLLHDFPEFLCDYHYGFCDVIPPNCIQLRNLILSAFPRNMRLPDPFTPNLKVDMLSEINIAPRILTNFTGVMPSQFKKDLDSYLKTRSPVTFLSELRSNLQVSNEPGNRYNIQLINALVLYVGTQAIAHIHNKGSTPSMSTITHSAHMDIFQNLAVDLDTEGRYLFLNAIANQLRYPNSHTHYFSCTMLYLFAEANTEAIQEQITRVLLERLIVNRPHPWGLLITFIELIKNPAFKFWSHDFVHCAPEIEKLFQSVAQCCMGQKQAQQVMEGTGAS comes from the exons CTGCGCAATTCATCAAGCAGAAACTTCCAGACCTCCTGCGGTCATACGTTGACGCGGATCTTGGAGGAAACCAGGAAGGTGGCTTCCAAGACATTGCCATAGAGGTCTTGCACCTACTGCTCTCCCATCTACTGTTTGGCCAGAAGGGAGCCAGTGGGGTAGGGCAAGAGCAGATTGACGCCTTCCTGAAGACACTTTGCCGAG atttCCCCCAGGAGCGCTGCCCTGTGGTGCTCGCACCACTGCTGTACCCTGAAAAACGGGACATTCTCATGGACAGGATCCTGCCAGACTCGGGGGAGTTAGCTAAGACCATGATGGAGAGTTCTCTTGCAGAATTCATGCAAGAAGTTGGCTATGGCTTCTGTGCAAG TCTGGATGAGTGCAGAAACATAATCCTCCAGTATGGGGTGAGAGAGGTGACGGCCAGCCAGGTAGCTAGAGTCCTGGGCATGATGGCTCGTACCCACTCTGGTCTAACTGATGGCATTCCACTGCAG TCCATCTCTGCTCCAGGAAGTGGTATCTGGAGCGATGGCAAGGATAAGAACGATGGCTCGCAGGCACACACGTGGAATGTTGAAGTTCTCATCGACGTCGTGAAAGAAGTG AATCCCAACCTGAACTTCAAAGAGGTGACATACGAACTGGACCACGCAGGCTTTATAATCCGGGACAGTAAAGGCCTGCATATAGTGGTGTATGGCATCCAGAGGGGGTTGGGCATGGAGGTCTTCCCTGTTGATCTCATCTATCGGCCATGGAAACACGCTGAGGGACAG TTGTCATTCATTCAGCACTCCCTGATGAGCCCAGAAGTGTTTTGCTTTGCTGACTACCCATGCCACACTGTGGCCATTGACATCCTTAAGGCCCCACCAGAGGATGACAACAGGGAGATAGCCACCTG GAAAAGTCTGGACCTGGTGGAAAGCCTGCTAAGGCTGTCTGAGGTGGGCCAGTATGAGCAGGTGAAGCAGCTGTTTGGCTTCCCAATCAAGCACTGCCCAGACATGTTGGTGCTGGCATTGCTGCAGATCTCCACCTCCTGGCACACACTACGCCATGAGCTCATCTCTACCCTAATGCCCATATTTCTGGGCAACCACCCTAACTCTGCCATTATCCTGCACTACGCCTGGCATGGACAG GGACAGTCTCCCTCTATTCGTCAGCTAATTATGCATTCAATGGCTGAGTGGTACATGAGAGGGGAGCAGTATGACCAGGCCAAGCTGTCTCGCATCCTGGATGTGGCCCAGGACTTAAAG tctctATCGATGTTGCTGAATGGTACTCCATTTGCCTTTGTTATTGACCTTGCTGCACTTGCCTCTCGCCGAGAATACCTCAAACTTGATAAATGGCTGACTGACAAAATCAGAGAGCATGGG GAACCTTTTATCCAGGCGTGTGTGACATTCCTGAAGAGGCGCTGCCCATCCATTATGGGGGGTCTGGCCCCAGACAAGGACCAGCCCAAAAGCGCCCAGCTGCCCCCGGAGACTTTAGCCACCATGCTGGCCTGCCTGCAGTCCTGCGCTGG GAGCGTGTCCCAGGAGCTGTCAGAGACGATCCTGACCATGGTTGCCAACTGCAGCAATGTAATGAATAAAGCCCGGCAGCCTCCACCAGGGGTAATGCCAAAGGGACGTGCCCCCAGCACCAGCAGCCTGGATGCCATCTCTCCTGTACAG ATGGACCCTCTGTCGGGCATGGGTTCCTTGAACCTGGGGGGCACAGCCACCTCCCACACTCAAAGCATGCAGGGTTTCCCAACCTCACTGAGTTCAGCTTTCAGTAATCCCCAATCCCCAGCAAAGGCCTTCCCACCACTCTCCAACCCCAACCCCAGCACGCCATTTGGGGGTATTGGCAGCCTGTCCTCCCAGCTCCCTG TTATGTTTCTTGCAGGTCCCTTGGGCTCCAGCATCAGCTCTGGTATTGGCTCTAGTCTCGGGATGCCAACAGTAAACACAGACCCTTTTGGCACCAGGAAGATGAGCACACCAGGCCTGAACCCACCTACCTTTCAGCAGAGTAAGATGAAGGCCT CTGACCTTTCTCAGGTGTGGCCCGAGGCAAACCAGCACTTTAGTAAGGAGATAGATGACGAGGCAAACAGTTATTTCCAGCGCATCTACAACCACCCACCTCACCCAACTATGTCTGTGGATGAA GTACTGGAGATGCTGCAGAGGTTCAAGGATTCGACCATCAAGAGGGAGCGAGAGGTGTTCAATTGCATGCTTCGGAACTTGTTTGAGGAATACCGATTCTTCCCCCAATACCCGGACAAGGAGTTGCACATCACTGCCTGCCTTTTTGGTGGCATTATTGAGAAGGGTCTTGTCACCTACATGGCCCTGGGCCTGGCCCTCCGATATGTTCTCGAAGCCTTAAGAAAACCGTACGGATCCAAAATGTATTACTTTGGAATTGCCGCCCTAGATAGGTTTAAAAACAG ACTAAAGGACTACCCTCAATATTGTCAACACTTGGCTTCAATTGCCCACTTCTTGCAATTTCCCCACCATTTACAAGAG TATATCGAGTATGGCCAACAGTCACGGGACCCTCCGGTGAAGATGCAGGGCTCCATCACCACCCCGGGCAGTCTGGCACTGGCACAAGTCCAAGCCCAGGCTCAGTCTCAGCAACCTGGTGTCCCCAAAGCCCCACAGCCTGGTCAGCCCAGCACTCTAGTCACCACACCAACGACTACAACCACAGTCGCCAAGACCCCCACCATCACAAGACCTACGCCCAGCACCTTCAAGAAGGATGTCCCT CCCTCCATAAACACAACCAACATTGACACCCTGCTGGTGGCCACTGACCAAACAGAAAGAATTGTTGAGCCTCCAGAGAATGTCCAGGAGAAAATTGCTTTCATCTTCAACAACCTTTCTCAGTCCAACATGACACAGAAG GTTGAGGAGTTGAAGGAGACAGTGAAGGAGGAGTTTATGCCCTGGGTGTCTCAGTACCTGGTGATGAAGCGTGTCAGCATTGAGCCCAACTTCCACAGTCTCTACTCCAACTTTCTGGACACTCTCAAGAACCCTGAGTTTGTCAAGATGGTCCTCAATGAGACTTACAGGAATATCAAG GTCCTGTTGACCTCTGACAAGGCAGCTGCCAATTTTTCTGATCGCTCCCTGCTGAAGAACCTGGGCCACTGGTTGGGCATGATTACACTGGCCAAAAACAAGCCTATCCTTTATACA GATCTGGAGGTCAAGTCTCTGCTACTGGAAGCCTATGTGAAAGGCCAGCAGGAGCTACTGTACGTGGTTCCCTTTGTGGCCAAAGTTTTGGAGTCCAGTCTACGAAGTATG GTCTTCAGGCCCCAGAACCCCTGGACCATGGCCATCATGAATGTTCTTGCTGAGCTGCATCAGGAACATGACCTCAAG CTGAACTTAAAGTTTGAGATTGAAGTTCTGTGTAAGAACTTGTCTCTGGACATCAACGATCTCAAGCCAGGGAACTTGCTGAAGGACAAGGAGAAGCTAAAGAgcctggaggagcagctgtcgGCACCAAAGAAAGAGGCAAAGCCTCCAGAAGAGCTGCTGCCAGTTTCTACCACAG CTCCTCCCTCAACCCCAGCTGCTACCACCACTGCTTGCACAACCACCGGGCCCCCCACCCCACAGTTCAGTTACCACGACATCAATGTGTATGCCTTGGCAGGCCTGGCTCCTCACATCAATATAAATGTCAAC ATCCCTCTGCTACAGGCCCATCCTCAGTTGAAGCAGTGTGTACGGCAATCAGTAGAGCGAGCTGTCCAGGAGCTTGTGCACCCTGTGGTTGACCGCTCTATCAAAATTGCCATGACAACCTGCGAGCAGATCATCAGGAAAGACTTCGCCCTTGATTCAGAGGAGTCTCGCATGCGAGTAGCCGCCCACCACATGATGAGAAACCTGACCGCTGGCATGGCCATGATCACCTGCCGTGAGCCCCTGCTCATGAGCATCGCCACCAACCTTAAGAACAGCTTCGCTGCTGCACTTAGG GCACCAACCCCACAACAAAGGGAAATGATGGAagaagctgcagccaggatTGCTCAAGACAACTGTGAATTGGCTTGCTGCTTCATTCAGAAAACAGCCGTGGAGAAGGCTGGCCCAGAAATGGACAAGAGACTAGCCACG GAGTTTGAGCTGAGGAAGCATGCACGTCAAGAGGGGCGTCGTTATTGTGATCCAGTTGTTCTGACTTACCAGGCTGAACGTATGCCCGAGCAGATCAGACTCAAG GTGGGAGGAGTGGACCCCAAGCAACTGGCTGTATATGAGGAGTTTGCCAGGAATGTTCCAGGTTTCTTACCCAGTAATGATCTCTCCCAACCCACTGGCTTCTTGGCTCAGCCCATGAAg CAACAAGCATGGGCCACAGATGATGTGGCTCAGATTTATGATAAGTGCATGGCCGACTTGGAGCAGCATCTTCATGCCATCCCTCCAGCTCTTGCCATGAACCCCCTGACCCAGGCTCTGCGCAGCCTGCTGGAAGCTGTGGCCTTGGCTAGAAACTCCAGGGACGGTATCGCCGCACTTGGCCTACTGCAGAAG GCTGTGGAAGGTCTCCTGGATGCTACTAGTGGGGCTGATGCAGACTTGCTGCTCCGCTACAGGGAGTGTCATCTGCTGGTGCTGAAAGCCCTGCAGGATGGACGTGCCTATGGGCCACAGTGGTGCAATAAGCAGATCACCAG GTGTCTGATCGAATGCCGTGATGAGTACAAATACAACGTAGAGGCAGTGGAGCTTCTGATCAGGAACCATCTTGTGAATATGCAGCAGTATGACCTGCACCTGGCACAG TCGATGGAAAATGGACTGCACTACATGGCGGTTGCATTTGCCATGCAGTtggtgaagctgctgctggtggatgaGCGCAGTGTCAGCCACGTCACAGAGGCTGACCTCTTCCATACAATTGAGACTTTAATGAGGACCTGTGCACACTCCAGAGCCAATGCACCTGAGGG tctTCCCCAGCTGATGGATGTTGTTCGCTCCAACTATGAGGCCATGATTGACCGGGCCCATGGCGGACCCAACTTCATGATGCACTCTGGGATTTCACAGGCTTCAGAATATGATGACCCTCCAGGCCTGAGGGAGAAGGCAGAGTACCTGCTGAGAGAGTGGGTCAACCTGTatcactcagctgctgctggcaggGATAGCACCAAAgctttttctgcatttgttgGCCAG ATGCACCAGCAGGGCATCCTGAAGACTGACGACCTGATCACGAGGTTCTTCCGGCTTTGCACAGAAATGTGCGTGGAGATAAGCTATCGGGCGCAGGCCGAGCAGCAGCACAACCCAGCGGCCAGTGCAGCCATCATCAGAGCTAAGTGTTACCACAACCTGGATGCCTTTGTTAGGCTCATAGCCCTGCTGGTCAAACACTCTGGAGAGGCCACCAACACGGTGACCAAAATCAACCTCCTCAACAAG GTGCTCGGTATCGTAGTGGGGGTGTTGATCCAGGACCACGATGTCCGTCAGACAGAATTCCAGCAGCTGCCATACCACCGCATTTTCATCATGCTGCTGTTGGAGCTCAATGCTCCTGAACATGTCCTGGAGACCATCAACTTCCAGACACTCACCGCCTTCTG CAATACCTTCCACATCCTGAGACCCACCAAAGCACCTGGCTTTGTGTACGCCTGGCTGGAACTCATCTCCCATCGTATCTTCATCGCCAGGATGTTGGCACACACACCGCAGCAGAAG GGTTGGCCCATGTACGCACAGCTGCTGATCGATCTCTTCAAGTACCTGGCCCCATTCCTGAGGAATGTAGAGCTCAACAAACCTATGCAAATCCTGTACAAG GGCACACTGCGAGTGCTCCTGGTCCTGCTGCATGACTTCCCAGAGTTCCTGTGTGACTACCATTACGGCTTCTGTGATGTTATCCCACCCAACTGCATCCAGCTCCGCAACCTCATCCTCAGTGCCTTCCCACGCAACATGAGGCTTCCTGACCCTTTCACACCCAATCtcaag GTGGACATGCTGAGTGAGATCAACATCGCTCCCCGTATCCTCACCAACTTCACAGGCGTCATGCCTTCCCAGTTCAAGAAGGATCTGGACTCGTATCTGAAGACTCGTTCACCAGTCACTTTCTTGTCTGAGCTGCGCAGCAACCTGCAG gTGTCTAATGAGCCAGGAAACCGCTACAACATCCAGCTGATCAATGCTCTAGTGTTGTATGTAGGCACACAGGCAATCGCTCACATCCACAACAAGGGCAGCACCCCCTCCATGAGCACCATCACCCACTCTGCACACATGGACATTTTCCAGAACCTGGCTGTGGACCTGGACACTGAGG GGCGTTACCTGTTCTTGAACGCGATTGCCAATCAGCTGCGCTACCCCAACAGCCACACTCACTACTTCAGCTGCACCATGCTCTACCTGTTTGCAGAGGCCAACACCGAGGCCATCCAGGAGCAGATCACCAG GGTTCTGTTGGAGAGGCTGATAGTGAACAGGCCCCACCCATGGGGTCTCCTCATCACCTTCATCGAGCTGATCAAGAATCCTGCCTTCAAGTTCTGGAGCCACGACTTTGTGCACTGTGCCCCTGAGATTGAAAA gctGTTCCAGTCGGTAGCCCAGTGCTGCATGGGACAGAAGCAGGCCCAGCAGGTGATGGAGGGTACCGGTGCCAGCTAG